The Novibacillus thermophilus genome segment TGAACGTCGCGTACGAGGGAGAGCCGCTGGAATCCGGCAAGCGCTACTATTGGCGTGTCAAAGTGTGGGACAAGCACGGGAGTTCTTCGGAGTGGAGCGACCCCGCCTGGTGGGAAATGGGATTGCTCGAGGAATCCGACTGGCAGGCGGAGTGGATTGGGAAAGGTGAAGCGCCTGATGAATCGGAAGACAATGCCTCCTCTTCATCTTCGGAACCTCTATTTCGCAAGGACTTTACAATTGACAAACCGATCAAACGGGCACGTCTGTACTCCACAGCCTTAGGCGTGTATGAACCATACATCAACGGGGAGCGTGTGGGCGAAGATATTTTCGCACCGGGGTGGACGGACTATCATCAGCGAATTCAGTACCAGACTTACGATGTAACGGAGTTACTGCAAACCGGTGAGAACGCCATCGGCGCGATGCTGGGAGACGGGTGGTATGCCGGGCATGTCGGGCTAGCAGGCCGGCATGTATACGGCGAGAAACCGCACCTTCTCATGCAACTAGAAATTGACTATGAGGACGGAACGTCCGAGACAGTCGCGACGGATGGCTCTTGGAAGTGGGCCACGGGGCCGATCGTGTCTTCCGACATGCTCATGGGCGAGACCTACGATGCACGCAAAGAGATACCTGGCTGGAACGCGCCGGACTTTGACGATGCAGACTGGAGCGAAGTTGACGTCTTGGAGGAAGGCGTGAGTGGAGAACTCGTAGCACAAGCGGGTCCCACCGTTCAAGTGACCGAAGAAATCGAGCCCGTCGAGATCACAGAGCCGGAACCGGGGACGTACGTCTTTGACCTGGGGCAAAACATGGTCGGCAATGTCCGGCTGAAAGTGAGCGGAGAAGCGGGCGAGACCATCACCTTGCGCCACGCCGAAGTCTTGAACCCGGACGGGACCATCTACACCGCTAACTTGCGCAGTGCGAAAGCGACCGACCACTACACGTTGAAAGGTGAAGGCGAAGAAATTTACGAACCGCACTTCACGTTCCACGGTTTTCGCTACGTCGAAGTGACGGGCTATTCAGGAGAGCCGACAAAGGACATGATCACCGGTCGGGTGATGCATACCGCAGCGCCGTTTTCCGGTCACTTCGAGACGTCGAATGACATGCTGAACCAGTTGCAAAGCAACATCAGGTGGGGTCAGCGCGGGAACTTCTTAAGCATACCCACCGACACCCCGGCCCGTGACGAAAGGTTAGGGTGGACCGGTGACATTAACGTGTTCGTCGGGGCCGCGACGTTCAACATGGACGTCACGCGGTTTCTCGGCAGTAAATGGCTGCAAGATTTACGCGACGCCCAGTCGGAGAACGGGGCTTACCCAGACGTCGCCCCGGACGTGTGCTGTGGGGAAGGGAATGCCGGTTGGGGGATGCTGGTGTCACGGTTCCGTACGCGATATGGCAACGGTACGGCGACACCCGAGTGATTGAAGAGAACTATGAGGCGATGGTTCGCTGGATTGAGTACATGAAGGAGAACAGCACCGATTACATTCGCCCGGCCCCGGCGTACGGCGATTGGCTGAACGTGAACGACCCGACACCTGGGGAGCTCATATCGACCGCTTACTTTGCGTACAGCACGAAACTGCTCTCCGACATGGCGCGCGCCATCGGACGCACGGATGACGCCGAGGCGTTTAAGCAGCTCTTCGAAGACATTAAAGCCGCATTTAACGAGGCATTTGTGAAAGAGGACGGCCAGATAGCCGGGGACAGCCAAACCGCTTACGTCCTGGCCCTTTATATGGACCTGCTCCCTGAGGACAAGAGACAAAAGGCAGCGGATCACTTAGTAGAGCGGATCAAAGAGCGTGACTGGCATTTGTCCACCGGATTTCTCGGCACCCGGGATTTGCTGCCGGTCTTGAGTGACACCGGGCACCTAGATGTGGCCTACCGGTTGCTCCTGAACGACACCTTCCCGTCATGGGGTTACCAGATCAAGAACGGGGCGACGACGATGTGGGAGCGCTGGGATTCGATCAGGCCCGATGGCAGCTTTCAAGACGCGGGCATGAATTCGTTCAACCACTACGCGTACGGTGCCGTCGGGGATTGGATGTACCGGAACATCGCAGGGATTCAGCACGATCCGGACCGTCCCGGGTACAAGCATGTGATCATTCACCCGCGTCCGGGTGGAGACCTGACCCATGCGAAGGGAGTATACGAATCGGTCTACGGCACGATTGTGAGTGACTGGGAACAGAGAGACGGCGATTTTAGGCTGAATGTCACCGTTCCGGTCAACACGACGGCAACCGTGTATGTACCGGCTGACAACGAGTGGTCCGTCACCGAAAGTGGGCAGCTCGCGCACGAAGCAGAAGGTGTCACTTTTGTGAAAATGGAAGAAGGTTATGCTGTCTATGAGATCGGTTCCGGAGAGTACCGTTTTACAGTACATCCTGTCAGTGCAGTCTATATGAGCACCTTAGTAGCGTTCTTCAAAGAAGCAGGTGAATTAGCCAACCATGGAGCTGCGCGTGCTTTGGATGTCCATTTAGCGGCAGTCGACCGCTTCGAGAAAAAGGGAGCAGCGGATAAAGTCGTCAAGCATCTCAATGGTTTCAAACAGTTGCTGAACCATCAGCGGGAAAATGAGTTAATCTCGGAAAATGCCTCTAACGTCCTTCAAATGTTTGCCGATCGGTTGATTGAGCAGTTGATAAAAAAGGGTGTCAGTGCTGAATTAAGAGCCGAAGAGACAGAATTTCACCCTGGTGACCAGGTTCACTTTGAAACTGTGTTTGAAAACAACAGTGATGACAATATTCACGATCTGGACATGTCGCTCACCGTGCCCGAAGGCTGGGAGATTACAGCGGTAACCTCGCCCTCCGCCAAAGTTGTAAAGCCTGGCGAGACGTTCACGGCACAATTTAACGCCATTGTGCCCAAACATCAAGAATTGACAGACTCATTGACCATCGAGGGAGAGGCGGTCTATCGGAAATTCGGAGAAGAAGCCACCATTCCCTTAAACATAAGGGCTAAGGTGACATCTCCCGTTCGCATTCAGGAAATTCAGTCCGATCCGGTGGAGCCGGGAGAAGAAACGACGCTTCATGTCACAATGCAGAACGTTGCACAACAGTCGTTTACAGGAAACGTAACGGTCGAAGCGCCATCGGATTGGACGGTAGTGCCGACAACGCAAAGCTACGAACTTGATGCAGGAACAGAAGGAACGTTCGGGTTCACGGTTGTCGCTCCAGAAGACGCCGTGCGCGGTGCTGAGATGCACGTGTCGGCAACGTATGATAACTATAAGGCCGATGAAACGACAACGACGGTACATTTGCCCGGTGTGTCCTGGGAATTTGATACTGACGGAGACGCACAAGGCTGGCAACCGACGAATCACTTAACGGAATTTACGGTTTCTGACGGTGTGTTGACGACCCAGTCAACCGGCGGTGATCCATACATGGTTCAGCGGGAGCCGTTGTCAATGGATGCCAGTCACGGGGCGGTTGTCCAGTTGACGATGAAGACGTCAGTCTCCTCCGGCGGACAGATTTTTTGGGGAACGGAAGCATCACCGCACTTTTCCGAGGACAAAAGCACGCGCTTCAATGTGAAGGGTGGGGAATTTCACGTCTATCATGTCCCCATTCCACCGCAGGATAGTCCGATCACCAATCTCCGGATTGATCCGCTGACACAGGAAGGGGACATCACCATCGAGTCGATTCGCCTTTTACGCTAATAAACAGGTAGGAAATGAGGCCGGGATGTGCGGTCTCCGGCCTCTGCCCAGCACGACAAAATACAGTCAAAAGCGAGGAGAAGGAGAAGGAAGCGTGAACCAAAATGTTAGTCTGTTGTTGTCTGTCGCCCTTGTCGTCACGATGTGGTCACCTATGACTGGCACAGTGTTCGGTCAATCGGGCGGCGATGTGGAAGTCAACGACTTAAGAACAGAGTACGCAAACAACCCCTCGGCATTGACGTGACCAAGCCGCGGCTCAGTTGGAAACTAGTGTCAAGTGAACGGGGGCAGTCCCAGACTGCTTACCAGATTCAGGTGGCCAGCAGTGAAAGCGAGCTGCTGAATGACAACCCCGACATGTGGGACACGGGCAAGGTGGAGTCCAATCAGTCGGTGAACGTCGAGTACGAAGGAGAGCCACTGGAATCCGGCAAGCGCTACTATTGGCGCGTGAAAGTGTGGGACAAGCACGGGAGTTCTTCGGAGTGGAGCGAACCTGCCTGGTGGGAAATGGGGTTGCTCGAGGAATCCGATTGGAAAGGTGACTGGATTGGTTTAGATGCGGGAGAAGGGGAGGAAGACCTAAACCTGGAAGGAGCCCATTGGATTTGGTATCCCGAAGGAAATCCCGCCGAAAATGCGCCAGCTGGACAACGTTATTTCCGCTATTCGTTCCAATTGCCGCCAGATAAGGAAATATCGAGAGCCGAAATGGTGCTGACCGCCGATGACAGCTATGTGCTCTATGTCAACGGCGAGCACGCCGACAGCTCTCCCCAGGTGACAGATGCGTGGAAACAAGCGAGATTAGTAGACGTCACGCACATGCTTAGTGCGGGACATAACGTCATTGCAATCGTTGCGACGAACAGTGAAGGGCCGGATATTAACCCGGCAGGCCTGATTGGTAGAATGCGGATCGAGTACGATTCGGGAGAGGCGCTCGTTTTTGAGACAAGTCGCGATTGGAAGACACGTAAGACGGAGCAGGAAGGCTGGCATGAGCCCGATTTCGACGATACCGACTGGGACAGTGCCGTGGAAGTCGCGCCTTACGGCGACGCATTGTGGGGCGATCAAGTAGTGCTGCCGGGTGACTCTGACAAACCGGCACCGCTGATCCGGAATGAATTCACCTTAGACAAACCAGTTGCAGAAGCGCGTGTGTACGTGAGTGGGTTAGGGTATTACGAGTTGTGCCTCAACGGGCAAAAAGTCGGGGACCATGTGCTGGATCCGAATTCGACGAATTACGAAGCGCGCGTGTTGTACACGACGTATGACGTCACAAAACAGCTGAACCAAGGTGACAACGCCATCGGAGTCGAGCTCGGTCGCGGACGGTACGGCATGACGACGCCGAATACGTGGATCTGGCATGAAGCTCCTTGGCACGACGATCCAAAAGTATTGTTACAGCTGGAAATAAAATATGAGGACGGCAGCACGGAAACGATTGTCAGCGACGAGTCCTGGCGGGCGACAGAAGGTCCGACGCGCTTCGATTCCCTTTACGAAGGGGAGCGATACGACGCCCGTCTCGTTCAAGACGGCTGGACGTCGGCTGGATTCGATGACACGGGGTGGGATCACGCCGTTAAAGTGGAACCCCCTGCCGGTGAAATGCGCGCCCAGCAGCATGAACCGATTAAAGTGATGGACACGATCCGGCCGAAGTCGGTGAAAGAGGTCAAGCCGGGTGTTTACGTCTT includes the following:
- a CDS encoding FIMAH domain-containing protein encodes the protein MSTLVAFFKEAGELANHGAARALDVHLAAVDRFEKKGAADKVVKHLNGFKQLLNHQRENELISENASNVLQMFADRLIEQLIKKGVSAELRAEETEFHPGDQVHFETVFENNSDDNIHDLDMSLTVPEGWEITAVTSPSAKVVKPGETFTAQFNAIVPKHQELTDSLTIEGEAVYRKFGEEATIPLNIRAKVTSPVRIQEIQSDPVEPGEETTLHVTMQNVAQQSFTGNVTVEAPSDWTVVPTTQSYELDAGTEGTFGFTVVAPEDAVRGAEMHVSATYDNYKADETTTTVHLPGVSWEFDTDGDAQGWQPTNHLTEFTVSDGVLTTQSTGGDPYMVQREPLSMDASHGAVVQLTMKTSVSSGGQIFWGTEASPHFSEDKSTRFNVKGGEFHVYHVPIPPQDSPITNLRIDPLTQEGDITIESIRLLR